The Kaustia mangrovi genome has a segment encoding these proteins:
- a CDS encoding YbaN family protein — MPAGLNSPDRPGPLKPVRRTAWAVIDGGRQIGFLALGLAMLALGLLGVFLPLLPTTIFLILAAWFFGRSSPRLEAWMLDHPRFGPTLKAWRDEGAVPVRGKVAACLGMAAGYGLFWLSVRPGWLLACVVAVFMISCAAYVVTRPEPGA, encoded by the coding sequence ATGCCTGCAGGCCTCAACAGCCCGGATCGCCCGGGCCCTCTCAAACCGGTCCGCCGCACGGCGTGGGCGGTGATCGATGGTGGCCGGCAGATCGGGTTTCTGGCGCTCGGGCTGGCCATGCTCGCGCTCGGCCTTCTGGGTGTCTTCCTCCCGCTCCTGCCCACGACGATCTTCCTGATCCTCGCCGCCTGGTTCTTCGGCCGTTCCTCGCCGCGGCTCGAGGCCTGGATGCTCGACCATCCCCGCTTCGGGCCGACGCTGAAGGCCTGGCGCGACGAGGGCGCAGTGCCGGTCCGGGGCAAGGTCGCGGCCTGTCTGGGAATGGCGGCCGGCTACGGGCTGTTCTGGCTGAGCGTGCGGCCCGGTTGGCTGCTCGCCTGTGTCGTGGCGGTCTTCATGATCAGCTGCGCGGCCTATGTGGTGACCCGGCCGGAGCCCGGCGCCTGA
- a CDS encoding MarR family winged helix-turn-helix transcriptional regulator, whose translation MADIRQTGDVRDTKDDAIPLGDFLCFAVYSAGHAFNRVYKPLLAPLGLTYTQYLAMVALWERDGRTVGELGETLGLESSTLTPMIKRLEAMGHVVRARDPNDERQVRVRLTEEGRALREKARDIPRCILEASGLTLDDLRRLQRDISALTRALERHSGAV comes from the coding sequence ATGGCCGATATCCGCCAGACCGGCGATGTCCGGGACACGAAGGACGATGCGATTCCGCTGGGCGATTTCCTCTGCTTTGCGGTCTATTCCGCCGGCCATGCCTTCAACCGCGTCTACAAGCCGCTGCTTGCGCCTCTCGGCCTCACCTACACGCAATATCTGGCGATGGTGGCGCTATGGGAGCGGGACGGGCGGACGGTGGGCGAGCTCGGCGAGACGCTCGGACTTGAATCGAGTACGCTGACCCCGATGATCAAGCGGCTGGAGGCGATGGGCCATGTGGTCCGCGCCCGCGACCCGAACGACGAGCGCCAGGTGCGGGTGCGCCTGACGGAGGAGGGCCGGGCGCTCAGGGAGAAGGCGCGTGACATTCCGCGCTGCATCCTGGAGGCTTCGGGACTGACGCTGGACGATCTCAGGCGGCTGCAGAGGGATATCTCCGCGCTCACCCGTGCGCTGGAGCGTCACAGTGGCGCGGTATGA
- a CDS encoding organic hydroperoxide resistance protein, with protein MSVNVLYRTSARATGGRDGRSGTLDGAVDVKLVTPKELGGPGGDGVNPEQLFATGYAACFLGAMKFVASQGGPKVPADAHVTATVGIGPRSEGGFGLEIALEIELPGIERAQAEDLVARAHQVCPYSNATRNNIDVQLSVI; from the coding sequence ATGTCCGTGAATGTCCTCTACCGCACCTCCGCCCGCGCCACGGGCGGCCGCGACGGCCGCTCGGGCACGCTCGACGGCGCCGTCGACGTCAAGCTGGTCACCCCGAAGGAGCTCGGCGGCCCGGGTGGCGACGGTGTGAACCCGGAGCAGCTCTTCGCGACCGGCTATGCGGCCTGCTTTCTGGGTGCGATGAAGTTCGTCGCCTCGCAGGGCGGCCCGAAGGTTCCCGCCGACGCCCATGTCACGGCGACCGTCGGTATCGGCCCGCGCTCCGAAGGCGGTTTCGGGCTCGAGATCGCGCTCGAGATCGAGCTTCCGGGGATCGAGCGTGCGCAGGCGGAAGACCTCGTCGCCCGCGCCCATCAGGTCTGCCCCTATTCGAACGCGACCCGCAACAATATCGACGTGCAGCTGAGCGTCATCTGA